In the genome of Sorangium aterium, one region contains:
- a CDS encoding L,D-transpeptidase yields MDARQRSSASPAPARGPLPLALAVAALALPVLPACSGGENATPEGIISLSAGAAQKAAENDPATLPRPDGLRIGAVQMVAPIYEKADRRSAKLGYLRAGGTAPRGEKPAAFDDCQGGYYRVLPAGYMCADGDATIDMQHPILRALTRRPDLSKPMPYPYAFVRAIAPNYYRMPSTKEQLQYEMSLERHLRSYKKLKKKWDEIKVGANDVPLDAAGNAAADPPAEPPELGDSELFGGNGGNGGDEIPWFFKGGRQLPNISSFKVPGYAIITNRIARKAGLALIDTFMGDGGRRFAMTTDARLVPTSKLKPARGSTFHGVDMTKGWELPLAFVHRQDAKRYDISGGEMEKAGELPWHTAVQLTGRSKKVGGARLVEAKDGTWVRDSDVAIAVKPSELPSFAQGTVKWIDISILSQTLILYEGKKPVYATAAATGRDGLGDPKKTFSTVRGTFRIRDKHVTTTMDAHEVDNKFELRDVPWVQYFEAGYAIHAAPWHDDYGKPRSHGCINLSPIDARRVFLWTDPPVPDGWHGVSAGKATGEGTIVHIHP; encoded by the coding sequence ATGGATGCCCGACAGCGAAGCTCTGCGAGCCCGGCCCCGGCGCGCGGACCCCTCCCGCTCGCCCTGGCGGTCGCCGCCCTCGCCCTGCCGGTCCTGCCGGCCTGCAGCGGCGGGGAGAACGCCACGCCCGAGGGCATCATCAGCCTCTCCGCGGGCGCGGCCCAGAAGGCCGCCGAGAACGACCCCGCCACCCTGCCGCGCCCGGACGGGCTCCGCATCGGCGCCGTGCAGATGGTCGCGCCCATCTACGAGAAGGCGGACCGGCGCTCGGCCAAGCTCGGCTACCTCCGCGCGGGCGGGACGGCGCCCCGCGGGGAGAAGCCCGCCGCGTTCGACGACTGCCAGGGCGGCTACTACCGCGTGCTGCCCGCCGGGTACATGTGCGCGGACGGCGACGCCACGATCGACATGCAGCACCCGATCCTCCGGGCGCTCACGCGGCGGCCCGACCTGTCCAAGCCGATGCCGTACCCGTACGCCTTCGTCCGGGCCATCGCGCCGAACTACTACCGGATGCCGTCGACGAAGGAGCAGCTCCAGTACGAAATGAGCCTGGAGCGGCACCTCCGCAGCTACAAGAAGCTCAAGAAGAAGTGGGACGAGATCAAGGTCGGCGCCAACGACGTGCCGCTCGACGCGGCGGGCAACGCGGCCGCCGACCCGCCCGCAGAGCCGCCCGAGCTCGGCGACAGCGAGCTCTTCGGCGGCAACGGCGGCAACGGCGGCGACGAGATCCCGTGGTTCTTCAAGGGCGGGCGGCAGCTCCCGAACATCTCGTCGTTCAAGGTGCCGGGCTACGCGATCATCACCAACCGGATCGCGCGCAAGGCAGGGCTCGCCCTCATCGACACCTTCATGGGCGACGGCGGGCGGCGCTTCGCCATGACCACCGACGCGCGGCTCGTGCCCACCTCGAAGCTCAAGCCCGCCCGCGGCTCCACGTTCCACGGCGTCGACATGACCAAGGGGTGGGAGCTGCCGCTCGCGTTCGTGCACCGGCAGGACGCGAAGCGCTACGACATCTCCGGCGGCGAGATGGAGAAGGCGGGCGAGCTGCCCTGGCACACCGCCGTGCAGCTCACGGGGCGCTCGAAGAAGGTCGGCGGCGCCCGCCTCGTCGAGGCGAAGGACGGGACGTGGGTGCGCGACTCCGACGTCGCCATCGCGGTCAAGCCCTCGGAGCTGCCGTCGTTCGCGCAGGGGACGGTGAAGTGGATCGACATCTCGATCCTGAGCCAGACGCTCATCCTCTACGAGGGCAAGAAGCCCGTGTACGCCACCGCGGCGGCGACGGGCCGCGACGGGCTCGGCGACCCCAAGAAGACCTTCTCGACCGTGCGGGGGACGTTCCGGATCCGCGACAAACACGTCACGACGACCATGGACGCGCACGAGGTCGACAACAAGTTCGAGCTCCGCGACGTGCCGTGGGTGCAGTACTTCGAGGCCGGCTACGCGATCCACGCGGCGCCGTGGCACGACGACTACGGCAAGCCGCGCAGCCACGGGTGCATCAACCTGTCGCCGATCGACGCGCGCCGGGTGTTCCTCTGGACCGATCCCCCCGTGCCCGACGGGTGGCACGGGGTCAGCGCGGGGAAGGCCACGGGGGAAGGGACCATCGTCCACATCCATCCGTAG
- the fusA gene encoding elongation factor G codes for MTTTEAGDIRNVAIIGHKGAGKTSLAEAMLYVAKATAKLGKVDDKSSVLDETAEEKEHVCSFEASVAHLSWAGKKVNLVDTPGEGSFLAETRLALAAVDAAILVVSGKDGVQPITERVFGWVRDAKLPCMIVVTKVDAENARPDEVLAEVRARLKAPLAVMEERVGEGLQHRGVVAIRTKKAWLDKPEAPAAAAGSPVPADAAGAVEKARGKLVDDVAGSDDELTERYLTEGDLTQEELDQGLRAAVRRGTLIPVYFASGVRPSGVAALLDGIVELVPPPTEHPAWSGVVPSGKPGAAPQAAERPSSAEAPAAAFVFKTSIDPHAGRTSFVRVLSGVLRPDATMLNASTGGSERLGKIHSVVGKDHKQVDEARAGDIVALHKLKATLSGHTLSDEKHAFLLSAPELPPALFSRGVRFDAKGGEDKVGNALYRLTEEDPGLSVHQDASTRELVVSGLGALHLEITVERIRRRVGVDCRLGPPHIAYKETISKKATNIEGKHKKQTGGHGQFGVCYIDMEPLPRGGGFVFEDAVVGGVVPRQFIPSVEKGIVKSMSKGVLAGYPMIDVKVRLFDGKYHDVDSSDAAFQMAGSKAFKAAAAQCAPVLLEPIVRLSVTVPSVAMGDIIGDINSRRGRIIGTDSVESQTIVNAFVPLAEVLEYESKLKSMTQGKGTFTMNVEHLEVCPPMVQDKVIKESGFKAEADED; via the coding sequence ATGACAACGACTGAGGCAGGGGACATCAGGAACGTTGCAATCATCGGACACAAGGGGGCTGGGAAGACATCGCTTGCCGAGGCCATGCTGTACGTCGCCAAGGCGACGGCCAAGCTCGGCAAGGTGGACGACAAGTCGAGTGTCCTCGACGAGACCGCCGAGGAAAAAGAGCACGTTTGCTCGTTCGAGGCGAGCGTCGCGCACCTCTCCTGGGCGGGGAAGAAGGTCAACCTCGTCGACACGCCGGGCGAGGGGAGCTTCCTCGCCGAGACGCGGCTCGCCCTCGCGGCGGTCGACGCGGCCATCCTCGTCGTGAGCGGCAAGGACGGCGTGCAGCCGATCACCGAGCGCGTCTTCGGCTGGGTGAGGGACGCAAAGCTGCCGTGCATGATCGTCGTGACGAAGGTCGACGCCGAGAACGCCCGCCCCGACGAGGTGCTCGCCGAGGTCCGCGCGCGCCTCAAGGCGCCGCTCGCGGTGATGGAGGAGCGCGTCGGCGAGGGGCTCCAGCACCGGGGGGTCGTCGCGATCCGGACGAAGAAGGCCTGGCTCGACAAGCCCGAGGCGCCCGCCGCGGCCGCGGGCTCTCCCGTGCCGGCCGACGCCGCGGGCGCCGTCGAGAAGGCCCGGGGGAAGCTCGTCGACGACGTCGCCGGCAGCGACGACGAGCTCACCGAGCGGTACCTGACCGAGGGAGATCTCACGCAGGAGGAGCTCGACCAAGGGCTCCGCGCCGCGGTCCGCCGGGGGACGCTGATCCCGGTCTATTTCGCCTCCGGGGTCCGCCCGAGCGGCGTCGCCGCGCTGCTCGACGGCATCGTCGAGCTCGTGCCGCCGCCGACCGAGCACCCGGCCTGGAGCGGCGTCGTCCCGAGCGGCAAGCCCGGCGCCGCGCCGCAGGCCGCGGAGCGGCCGTCGTCGGCGGAGGCCCCGGCGGCGGCGTTCGTCTTCAAGACCTCGATCGATCCGCACGCCGGCCGCACCTCGTTCGTGCGCGTGCTCTCCGGCGTGCTCCGGCCCGACGCCACGATGCTCAACGCGAGCACGGGCGGCTCGGAGCGGCTCGGCAAGATCCACAGCGTGGTCGGCAAGGACCACAAGCAGGTGGACGAGGCGCGCGCCGGGGACATCGTGGCGCTGCACAAGCTGAAGGCCACGCTGAGCGGGCACACGCTCTCGGACGAGAAGCACGCGTTCCTGCTCTCCGCGCCGGAGCTGCCGCCGGCCCTCTTCTCGCGCGGCGTGCGGTTCGATGCCAAGGGCGGCGAGGACAAGGTCGGCAACGCGCTCTACCGGCTGACCGAGGAGGACCCGGGGCTCAGCGTGCACCAGGACGCGTCGACCCGCGAGCTCGTCGTCTCGGGCCTCGGCGCCCTGCACCTGGAGATCACGGTGGAGCGCATCCGCCGGCGCGTCGGGGTCGACTGTCGGCTCGGCCCGCCGCACATCGCCTACAAGGAGACGATCTCGAAGAAGGCCACGAACATCGAGGGCAAGCACAAGAAGCAGACCGGCGGACATGGCCAGTTCGGCGTCTGCTACATCGACATGGAGCCTTTGCCGCGTGGCGGCGGCTTCGTCTTCGAGGACGCGGTCGTGGGCGGCGTCGTGCCGCGGCAGTTCATCCCCTCGGTCGAGAAGGGCATCGTCAAGTCGATGTCGAAGGGCGTCCTGGCCGGCTACCCGATGATCGACGTCAAGGTGCGGCTCTTCGACGGCAAGTACCACGACGTCGACTCCTCGGACGCGGCGTTCCAGATGGCGGGCAGCAAGGCCTTCAAGGCGGCCGCCGCGCAGTGCGCGCCGGTGCTGCTCGAGCCCATCGTGCGGCTCTCGGTGACGGTGCCGAGCGTCGCGATGGGCGACATCATCGGCGACATCAACAGCCGCCGCGGGAGGATCATCGGCACGGACTCGGTCGAGAGCCAGACGATCGTGAACGCGTTCGTCCCGCTCGCCGAGGTGCTCGAGTACGAGTCGAAGCTGAAGAGCATGACCCAGGGCAAAGGCACGTTCACGATGAACGTCGAGCACCTGGAGGTCTGCCCGCCGATGGTGCAGGACAAGGTGATCAAGGAGAGCGGCTTCAAGGCCGAGGCCGACGAGGACTGA
- a CDS encoding transcriptional regulator encodes MSTLRLALQMVLGIALPFVLQRWDRRRLTPEQREACWNGATWGAALYAFGPLSMLGWCWVTRGVQHGRPGARGTRGTARFRALKALGLGAASAVALVLILSGVDYLVALALGLPP; translated from the coding sequence ATGAGCACTCTCCGCCTCGCACTCCAGATGGTCCTCGGTATCGCGCTGCCGTTCGTGCTGCAGCGCTGGGACCGACGGCGGCTCACGCCCGAGCAGCGGGAAGCTTGCTGGAACGGAGCGACCTGGGGCGCGGCCCTCTATGCGTTCGGCCCGCTGTCCATGCTCGGGTGGTGCTGGGTCACGCGCGGCGTCCAGCACGGGCGGCCGGGGGCGCGTGGAACACGCGGAACAGCGCGCTTCCGCGCGCTGAAGGCGCTCGGGCTCGGCGCGGCGTCCGCCGTAGCGCTCGTCCTGATCCTGAGCGGCGTCGATTATCTGGTCGCGCTCGCATTGGGGCTCCCGCCGTGA
- a CDS encoding serine/threonine protein kinase, with product MTSLKPRGEDRAAARERTDAWTDAERAPRAAEGGPRWQEIVAGRYAVETRIGAGGVGVVQLATDRLSGQRVALKRVDPRLVENRHAVDRLLRGARAARALKGRYVARILDVGVEGGAPFVVSEYLEGSDVTSYLRRRGPIRVREAVKYLLQICEAVAEAHGLGILHRDIKPENLFLSFGDGAPSVKVLDFGVSAVACGVESEGPNAASGAMRTSLLFMAPEQMRSAGGIDERADIWSIGAVAYALLCGASPFDAPTELEICTKVLTEPPAPFPAGVEPPELRALLLRCLAKDPEARPPDVAKLAFALARFGGEGAEDAAERVWEALRADETVRMATPAPAPVEDEWEADTLADLPRMSPDDLLSDLETTAKWEAPGGPRLSDVTLVSHAGAAWDGGDQLRASRTPPPPVLTVKPPERRSDPQASGPVQRPTAEDTPVPLGRKVVHRVSDGAAPRVTPGLTARAQAETDAERLTVVRRGPSPWPRRLAIAFALFGMLAGIGGVWLVQMRTLDGGGSALPAAKGLAKRAVQEARSSVVAGRPSAAVPAAPEPSPELPAAEPPEAELIPASAAGPDSEAPRVAQARGARLDARRPEVIYDEVERERRRRREKLERERAWRDATTRARQERDASRREPPRPEEGAREPAQPAEGVREPQQPAEGDGAQRPQAGDGG from the coding sequence TTGACGTCGCTGAAGCCCAGAGGAGAGGATCGCGCGGCTGCGCGGGAGCGGACCGACGCGTGGACCGACGCTGAACGTGCGCCTCGGGCGGCCGAGGGCGGCCCGAGGTGGCAGGAGATCGTCGCCGGCAGGTACGCGGTGGAGACCCGGATCGGCGCCGGCGGCGTGGGCGTCGTCCAGCTCGCCACCGATCGCCTGTCGGGCCAGCGCGTCGCGCTCAAGCGCGTCGATCCGAGGCTCGTCGAGAACAGGCACGCCGTCGATCGGCTGCTCCGCGGCGCCCGCGCCGCGCGCGCGCTCAAGGGCAGGTACGTCGCGCGGATCCTCGACGTCGGGGTCGAAGGTGGCGCGCCGTTCGTGGTCAGCGAGTACCTGGAGGGCTCCGACGTCACGAGCTACCTGCGGCGCCGCGGGCCGATCCGGGTCAGGGAGGCGGTGAAGTACCTCCTGCAGATCTGCGAGGCGGTCGCCGAGGCGCACGGCCTCGGGATCCTCCACCGGGACATCAAGCCCGAGAACCTCTTTCTCAGCTTCGGCGACGGCGCCCCGAGCGTGAAGGTCCTCGACTTCGGGGTGTCGGCCGTCGCGTGCGGCGTCGAGAGCGAGGGGCCGAACGCCGCCTCGGGCGCCATGCGGACATCGCTGCTCTTCATGGCGCCGGAGCAGATGCGCTCGGCGGGCGGCATCGACGAGCGCGCCGACATCTGGTCGATCGGCGCGGTCGCCTACGCGCTGCTCTGCGGGGCGAGCCCGTTCGATGCGCCGACCGAGCTCGAGATCTGCACCAAGGTCCTGACCGAGCCGCCCGCGCCCTTTCCGGCGGGCGTCGAGCCCCCGGAGCTGCGGGCGCTCCTGCTGCGCTGCCTCGCCAAGGACCCCGAGGCGCGCCCCCCGGACGTCGCGAAGCTCGCGTTCGCGCTCGCGCGCTTCGGGGGCGAGGGCGCGGAGGACGCGGCCGAGCGCGTGTGGGAGGCGCTCCGGGCGGACGAGACCGTCCGCATGGCGACGCCTGCCCCGGCGCCGGTGGAGGACGAGTGGGAGGCCGACACGCTGGCGGACCTGCCGAGGATGTCGCCCGACGATCTCTTGAGCGACCTCGAGACGACGGCCAAGTGGGAAGCTCCCGGAGGCCCCCGTCTGTCCGACGTCACGCTGGTGTCGCACGCGGGAGCGGCGTGGGACGGCGGCGATCAGCTCCGGGCGAGCCGCACTCCGCCCCCGCCGGTCCTGACGGTGAAACCGCCGGAGCGCCGCTCCGATCCCCAGGCGAGCGGGCCAGTGCAGCGGCCGACTGCCGAGGACACGCCGGTTCCGCTCGGCCGCAAGGTCGTGCACCGCGTCAGCGATGGTGCGGCGCCTCGCGTCACGCCGGGGCTCACGGCGCGCGCGCAGGCCGAGACCGATGCGGAGCGGCTCACGGTGGTGCGCCGGGGGCCGTCGCCGTGGCCCCGGCGGCTCGCGATCGCGTTCGCGCTGTTCGGGATGCTCGCGGGCATCGGCGGCGTGTGGCTCGTGCAGATGCGCACGCTCGACGGGGGTGGGAGCGCGCTTCCCGCGGCGAAGGGGCTGGCGAAGCGCGCGGTCCAGGAGGCGCGCTCGTCGGTGGTGGCAGGGCGGCCGAGCGCGGCCGTCCCTGCGGCGCCCGAGCCCTCGCCCGAGCTCCCGGCGGCCGAGCCCCCCGAGGCCGAGCTGATTCCCGCGAGCGCCGCGGGCCCCGACAGCGAGGCGCCGCGGGTGGCGCAAGCGCGGGGGGCCCGGCTCGACGCGCGGCGCCCCGAGGTCATCTACGACGAGGTCGAGCGCGAGCGGCGCCGGCGGCGCGAGAAGCTCGAGCGCGAGCGGGCGTGGCGCGATGCGACCACCCGCGCGCGGCAAGAGCGCGACGCGTCCCGGCGCGAGCCGCCGCGGCCCGAGGAGGGCGCGCGTGAGCCGGCGCAGCCCGCCGAGGGCGTGCGCGAGCCGCAGCAGCCCGCGGAGGGCGACGGCGCGCAGCGACCCCAGGCGGGCGACGGCGGGTGA
- a CDS encoding glycoside hydrolase family 113 has translation MSRGGCALARAACAALAVSAAVGAPVRPASAAPRVAQQAPRVAPEHLPYGAEGWAVSGWGGVRGVTIGPIENLRHPGRGYGTAASGRAMDEAVAMGATWVSLTPFGRVGDGKGTGVDLVFEAPFEENRRNVLAAIAQAHARGLKVLLVPHLWVESGEWRALIDPGDDAGWARWAESYRRFLLTWAAVAREGGAEMLSVGVELRSWVTTPRAASFLPIIEAVRRVYPGLLTYSANWDDVEHTLIFDALDLIGINAFYPLAEREGASFEELLRGGRKVAAGVDAVARAWGKPILLTEIGYTTRRDPAVRPWEWPDRMKDVVVDQRSQAEAYAAVIAPFLDARTCAGFFVWRLYADPDDVSQEAEWGFSPRGKLAELVLRDAFAARWAADGPRLPGDALGRHRARTPGLFGWELDPDEPGSLFP, from the coding sequence ATGAGTCGAGGAGGTTGCGCGCTCGCCCGCGCGGCGTGCGCCGCGCTCGCCGTGTCGGCGGCGGTCGGTGCGCCTGTGCGCCCTGCGAGCGCCGCGCCGCGGGTCGCGCAGCAGGCGCCGCGGGTCGCGCCGGAGCACCTGCCGTACGGCGCGGAGGGGTGGGCCGTGTCGGGCTGGGGCGGCGTGCGCGGCGTGACGATCGGGCCGATCGAGAACCTGCGGCACCCGGGCCGCGGCTACGGCACCGCGGCGAGCGGGCGGGCGATGGATGAGGCGGTGGCCATGGGCGCGACCTGGGTCAGCCTGACGCCGTTCGGCCGCGTGGGGGACGGCAAGGGCACGGGCGTCGATCTCGTCTTCGAGGCGCCGTTCGAGGAGAACCGGCGCAACGTGCTCGCGGCGATCGCGCAGGCGCACGCGCGCGGGCTCAAGGTGCTGCTCGTCCCGCACCTCTGGGTCGAGAGCGGCGAGTGGCGGGCCCTGATCGATCCCGGGGACGACGCCGGCTGGGCGCGCTGGGCCGAGTCGTACCGCCGGTTCCTGCTCACGTGGGCCGCGGTCGCGCGCGAGGGAGGCGCGGAGATGCTCAGCGTGGGCGTCGAGCTGCGGAGCTGGGTGACGACGCCGCGGGCGGCGAGCTTCCTGCCGATCATCGAGGCGGTGCGCCGCGTGTACCCGGGGCTGCTCACCTACTCGGCGAACTGGGACGACGTCGAGCACACGCTGATCTTCGACGCGCTCGACCTCATCGGCATCAACGCGTTCTACCCGCTGGCGGAGCGGGAGGGCGCGTCGTTCGAGGAGCTCTTGCGCGGGGGGCGCAAGGTGGCGGCCGGGGTGGACGCCGTGGCGCGCGCGTGGGGCAAGCCGATCCTGCTGACGGAGATCGGCTACACCACGCGGCGCGATCCCGCCGTGCGCCCGTGGGAGTGGCCCGATCGCATGAAGGACGTGGTGGTCGATCAGCGCTCGCAGGCCGAGGCCTACGCCGCGGTGATCGCGCCGTTCCTCGACGCACGCACGTGCGCCGGGTTCTTCGTCTGGCGGCTCTACGCCGATCCGGACGACGTCTCGCAAGAGGCCGAGTGGGGCTTCTCGCCGAGGGGCAAGCTCGCGGAGCTCGTGCTGCGCGACGCCTTCGCCGCCCGCTGGGCCGCCGACGGCCCCCGGCTGCCGGGCGACGCGCTCGGCAGGCACCGCGCGCGCACCCCGGGGCTCTTCGGATGGGAGCTCGATCCCGACGAGCCCGGGAGCCTGTTCCCGTAG
- a CDS encoding TIM barrel protein: MGYSTGALALSDVERALSMLEGSSATAVELSALRISELKPLLRLLGSLDLSRYDYVSFHAPSRFDAAEERAVADAMAEVAALGWLIVLHPDTVHDLGTFRQLGGFLALENMDKRKRTGRTVEELGPFFDALPDASFCFDIGHAHQVDRTMTEAHFLVREHRTRLKQLHVSEVNAGSRHDALSQGAAHAFQRIAAHVPDDAALILETPASPAELERQMAIAQAALSSLKGLESAHA, translated from the coding sequence GTGGGCTACTCGACAGGGGCGCTCGCCCTCAGCGACGTCGAGCGGGCGCTCTCGATGCTCGAAGGGAGCTCGGCGACCGCCGTGGAGCTCTCCGCGCTGCGGATCTCGGAGCTCAAGCCGCTGCTCCGGCTCCTCGGCTCGCTCGACCTGTCGCGGTACGACTACGTCTCGTTCCACGCTCCGAGCCGCTTCGACGCGGCGGAGGAGCGCGCCGTCGCCGACGCCATGGCGGAGGTGGCCGCGCTGGGATGGCTCATCGTCCTCCACCCCGACACCGTCCATGATCTCGGCACCTTCCGGCAGCTCGGCGGCTTCCTCGCGCTCGAGAACATGGATAAGCGAAAGCGGACGGGCCGCACCGTGGAGGAGCTCGGGCCCTTCTTCGACGCGCTGCCGGACGCGTCGTTCTGCTTCGATATCGGCCATGCGCACCAGGTCGATCGCACGATGACCGAGGCCCATTTCCTCGTACGGGAGCACAGGACACGCCTGAAGCAGCTCCACGTGAGCGAGGTGAACGCGGGGAGCCGCCACGACGCCCTGAGCCAGGGCGCGGCGCACGCGTTCCAGCGGATCGCCGCCCACGTCCCTGACGACGCGGCGCTGATCCTGGAGACCCCGGCGTCGCCCGCGGAGCTCGAGCGACAGATGGCCATCGCGCAGGCGGCGCTGTCGAGCCTGAAGGGCCTGGAAAGCGCGCACGCCTGA
- a CDS encoding nucleotidyltransferase domain-containing protein: MTNDEGAAPRSAIERIGEKTGRSWPSIEAAARLSAETRARLAALLREQIPCDTSVVVFGSLARGEYTTGSDLDWTLLIDGQADEGHFSQAQAITRILKEAKFHEPGPTGVFGNVAFSHPILHQIGGQEDTNKNTTQRILLLLESLAIGQPDAHERVLRLVLSRYVEDDRGLRYGSKREILPMFLLNDIVRYWRTVAVDFVYKQRERSSGWALRNAKLRMSRKLIFVSGLLTCFGFELFCKDRTTLTDDGERLSTPALVRFLRERIRVTPLESLAEVLLRPSISAETARTLFDSYDAFLALLSNEEERGRLKQLPLDDQLGSDPTFKRVRDIGREFQGGLDRLFFKEDEELRKLLQTYGVF, encoded by the coding sequence ATGACGAACGATGAAGGCGCGGCGCCGCGGAGCGCCATCGAGCGGATCGGCGAGAAGACGGGCCGATCGTGGCCGAGCATCGAGGCGGCCGCGCGGCTCTCGGCGGAGACCCGGGCGCGGCTCGCGGCGCTGCTCCGCGAGCAGATCCCGTGCGACACGAGCGTGGTCGTCTTCGGCTCGCTGGCGCGGGGCGAGTACACCACCGGCAGCGATCTCGACTGGACGCTGCTCATCGACGGTCAGGCCGACGAGGGGCATTTCAGCCAGGCCCAGGCCATCACGAGGATCCTGAAGGAAGCGAAGTTCCATGAGCCGGGCCCGACGGGCGTGTTCGGCAACGTGGCCTTCAGCCACCCGATCCTCCACCAGATCGGCGGGCAGGAGGACACGAACAAGAACACGACCCAGCGCATCCTGCTGCTCCTCGAGTCGCTCGCGATCGGCCAGCCGGACGCCCACGAGCGGGTGCTCAGGCTCGTGCTCTCACGGTACGTGGAAGACGACCGCGGGCTGCGCTACGGCAGCAAGCGCGAGATCCTCCCGATGTTCCTCCTGAACGACATCGTCCGGTACTGGCGCACGGTCGCCGTCGATTTCGTCTACAAGCAGCGGGAGCGCAGCTCGGGCTGGGCGCTCCGCAACGCGAAGCTCAGGATGTCGCGGAAGCTCATCTTCGTGAGCGGGCTCCTCACCTGCTTCGGCTTCGAGCTGTTCTGCAAGGATCGGACGACGTTGACCGACGACGGCGAGCGGCTCTCGACGCCGGCGCTCGTGCGCTTCCTGCGAGAGCGCATCCGGGTGACGCCCCTGGAGAGCCTGGCCGAGGTGCTGCTCCGGCCCTCGATCTCCGCGGAGACGGCGCGCACGCTGTTCGACAGCTACGACGCTTTCCTCGCGCTCCTCTCGAACGAAGAGGAGCGCGGCCGGCTGAAGCAGCTGCCGCTGGACGATCAGCTGGGCAGCGACCCGACCTTCAAGCGGGTGCGGGACATCGGGCGTGAGTTCCAGGGCGGACTCGACCGGCTCTTCTTCAAGGAAGACGAGGAGCTCCGCAAGCTCCTCCAGACCTATGGGGTGTTCTGA
- a CDS encoding glycosyltransferase family 4 protein — protein sequence MGNSTLRIVHVVSSLNGGGMEHFVLRLAEAQRRHGHDASILALRGGPLAELARQRTLPTTVLGGRLPKRLAHAALSFGRSRPHVVHAHNPTALHYATIGKLLTRARLVFTDHAQTRGIIRVPSRFEWRETDAVVGCSQDTANKSGAVGVASNISVIHNGIDITPAKRTRDEVRAELGLGPDVFVGIMPAAFHPVKAHDVLLRALARLRERGVAVTVLVVGDGDERDRIHGLARELGVHGAEARFLGFRKDVPDLLVAADFFTLPSRDEGLPLAVLEAMARGLPVVVTPVGGVPEVVRHEEHGLIVPVDGHDALADAIERLASDPALGRRLGEAGHVRVRDDFSFEKMTRKYEQLYFRLT from the coding sequence ATGGGGAATTCGACGCTGCGGATCGTCCATGTCGTGAGCAGCCTGAACGGCGGAGGCATGGAGCATTTCGTGCTGCGCCTCGCCGAGGCGCAGCGGCGCCACGGCCACGACGCCTCCATCCTCGCGCTGCGCGGCGGTCCGCTGGCGGAGCTGGCGCGGCAGCGGACGCTGCCGACCACGGTGCTGGGCGGGCGTCTCCCCAAGCGGCTCGCGCACGCGGCCCTCTCCTTCGGGCGCTCCCGGCCGCACGTCGTCCACGCGCACAACCCCACTGCGCTCCACTACGCCACGATCGGCAAGCTCCTTACGCGCGCGCGGCTCGTCTTCACCGATCACGCCCAGACCCGCGGGATCATCCGCGTTCCGTCGCGCTTCGAGTGGCGTGAAACGGACGCTGTCGTCGGCTGTTCGCAGGACACGGCAAACAAGAGCGGCGCGGTCGGCGTGGCCAGCAACATCTCTGTCATTCACAACGGGATCGACATCACCCCGGCCAAGCGGACGCGCGACGAGGTGCGCGCCGAGCTCGGCCTTGGCCCGGACGTGTTCGTCGGCATCATGCCCGCCGCGTTCCATCCGGTGAAGGCGCACGACGTGCTGCTCCGGGCGCTCGCGCGGCTCCGGGAGCGGGGCGTCGCGGTCACGGTGCTCGTCGTCGGCGACGGCGACGAGCGCGATCGCATCCACGGGCTCGCGAGGGAGCTCGGGGTCCACGGCGCCGAGGCGCGCTTCCTCGGCTTCCGCAAGGACGTGCCCGATCTGCTCGTCGCCGCCGATTTCTTCACGCTGCCCTCGCGCGACGAGGGGCTGCCGCTCGCCGTCCTCGAGGCCATGGCGCGCGGCCTCCCTGTCGTGGTGACGCCGGTCGGCGGGGTCCCGGAGGTGGTGCGGCACGAGGAGCACGGCCTGATCGTCCCCGTGGACGGGCACGACGCCCTCGCGGACGCGATCGAGCGGCTCGCGAGCGATCCCGCGCTGGGGCGGCGGCTCGGCGAGGCGGGGCACGTCCGGGTGCGCGACGACTTCTCGTTCGAGAAGATGACGCGCAAATACGAGCAACTCTATTTCCGCCTCACGTGA